Proteins from a genomic interval of Quercus lobata isolate SW786 chromosome 11, ValleyOak3.0 Primary Assembly, whole genome shotgun sequence:
- the LOC115967317 gene encoding protein DMR6-LIKE OXYGENASE 2-like, translating to MGEVDPAFIQEPEHRPRISYIEGKGVPLIDLSPIRSSNNVSAIEFEGLVKEVGNACKDWGFFQVINHGVPLEKRQKIDGASRKFFAQSLEEKRKVRRNEKEVTGYFDTEHTKNVRDWKEVFDFTIEEPTIVPASHEPDDKEVTEWNNQWPEYPPELRETCQEYGQEMVKLAYKLLELIALSLDLPADRFHGFFKDQTSFMRVNHYPPCPTPELALGVGRHKDAGALTILAQDDVGGLEVKQKTDGEWVRVKPTPDAYIINVGDIIQVWSNDKYESVEHRVMVNSERERFSLPFIFNPAHYTMVKPLEELTNEQNPAKYKAYNWGKFITTRKRSNFQKLNVENIQIYHFKKSN from the exons ATGGGAGAGGTTGATCCAGCTTTCATCCAAGAACCTGAACACAGGCCAAGAATCTCCTACATAGAAGGCAAAGGTGTCCCACTAATCGATCTGTCTCCAATACGCTCCTCCAACAATGTTTCCGCCATTGAATTTGAAGGCCTTGTTAAAGAGGTAGGCAATGCATGCAAGGACTGGGGATTCTTCCAGGTGATCAATCATGGGGTGCCTTTGGAGAAGCGCCAGAAGATTGATGGTGCCTCGAGAAAATTCTTTGCGCAGAGTTtggaggagaagaggaaggtGAGGAGGAATGAGAAGGAGGTGACAGGTTACTTTGACACAGAACATACCAAGAATGTTAGGGACTGGAAAGAAGTCTTTGATTTTACTATAGAGGAACCCACTATAGTCCCTGCCTCGCATGAGCCTGATGACAAGGAAGTCACTGAATGGAATAATCAGTGGCCTGAGTACCCTCCCGAATTAAG GGAGACATGCCAAGAGTATGGTCAAGAGATGGTAAAACTAGCTTACAAGTTATTGGAACTTATTGCTCTATCCCTAGACTTGCCAGCAGATAGGTTCCATGGCTTCTTCAAAGATCAGACCAGCTTCATGCGAGTAAATCACTATCCACCTTGCCCTACTCCTGAGTTAGCGCTTGGTGTCGGTCGGCACAAGGATGCTGGTGCCTTAACCATCCTTGCTCAAGATGATGTTGGAGGATTGGAAGTGAAGCAGAAAACAGATGGAGAGTGGGTTCGGGTCAAACCCACCCCAGATGCTTATATCATCAATGTTGGTGACATTATTCAG GTTTGGAGCAATGACAAGTATGAGAGTGTGGAGCACAGGGTGATGGTTAACTCAGAGAGGGAAAGGTTCTCTCTTCCATTTATCTTCAACCCGGCACACTACACCATGGTCAAGCCCTTAGAGGAGCTAACAAATGAGCAAAACCCTGCAAAATATAAGGCATACAATTGGGGCAAGTTTATAACCACCAGAAAGCGCAGTAATTTCCAAAAACTTAATGTTGAAAATATCCAAATTTATCATTTCAAGAAATCAAATTAA